A genome region from Trichoderma asperellum chromosome 7, complete sequence includes the following:
- a CDS encoding uncharacterized protein (EggNog:ENOG41) translates to MAAGAGVTSQNGETSTAKEATILTPSIAGSVAEQSERPINSTSNGETSDSSKNDVKQEKNKKDEPKQDESKDKKNEPDSAQIEKPTAAPEPTTVNVSTSKKEKPKPKPMQAFSRVIPKTRECFTWDEFKNHRTEDHNYAIETLVAGDSLKAEIEESALLYEGLQDFQYMGGWGGGFRRGFGRRNPQHKTVVDDGDEVWLQRVRINSRAVMMYLGRQSPAGKKWNGRPHVFRRPFRYLIHFHDKMKEALAELEESASSADSKSAGSQQAQESTSDKGKERSDSDSLGIESLFTHADTLAEMKLYIKFIDEQVMPEYQRFQDQDINTAPTKIRWDLLWYLFKPGDLVYVPNLNSGVRARIPMGWDSVLQSLQAGFGDGGAMVSGSSSTHNTRGSHTDQMIWRIYRAPFKQTVIDGCNCESCLKMDSTWSISCYHIDYDGQNYSAVGRTIEIPSFEGEREITQLPCYPMRYVKQRDEIMERGRQFGSKFIQHIDPDKRYSFYRGWTLIKTPLGQSIEDKNGRVMTSPEHIESEILVDFEEAYNTDPSWKPDILAVDPLTYRVVISVDNESPLQEWHDEKRTNLKDAWEDKLITEDGVDILQMNDFIETDLLLRKKKDNENETEIGELEGDNLALLPRRLFAYALWERKFVQVDVRDVSFPELKDKDRAFDSLQIPGEHKTLIQSLVYSHFKKRANEGTVEIATQDLIRGKGKGIVILLFGVPGVGKTATAEAVAQKFEKPLFPITCGDLGFTPESVERSLSEIFRLAHLWDCVLLLDEADVFITQRDRKDLERNALVSVFLRMLEYYNGILFLTTNRPGVLDEAVKSRVHLNLHYNFLTEEQVVAIFKLNIQRLREIEDQAAKAPGHNKLFIDEADITSFASDHWRNHTDGIGRWNGRQIRNAFLIASSLAHYEGDMGERPEGLQKQLTSKHFKKVEETTRRYDEYRVACLGDTDSYLAHDRYERDDDWNPHARGAPNAYMAAVQPQGPGYLPRTGSYPWQRPVQAPVSMNPNSVQRQGPGGWSSNVEPRPPTSGYQPSMQPPHGHPPQQQFSQHSGHMPLKGPGGSNSPNYTTQGPYPSPPVGHNESQGYDMGGNPQMKPRGEPKMNDEWHGAGQQQQQWQQNQNGFSSY, encoded by the exons ATGGCGGCAGGTGCTGGGGTAACCAGCCAGAATGGCGAAACAAGCACTGCCAAGGAGGCTACAATTTTGACTCCGTCTATCGCAGGTTCCGTCGCAGAACAAAGCGAAAGGCCTATAAATAGCACTTCGAACGGCGAAACCTCCGATTCATCAAAAAATGATGTAAAacaagagaagaacaagaaggatgAGCCCAAGCAGGATGAGTCTAAagacaagaagaatgaaCCCGACTCCGCACAAATAGAGAAGCCAACCGCGGCTCCAGAACCCACTACTGTTAACGTATcaacaagcaaaaaagagaagccaaagccaaagcccatGCAGGCATTTTCGCGAGTTATCCCAAAAACCCGAGAATGTTTCACTTGGGATGAATTCAAGAATCACCGAACCGAAGATCACAACTATGCTATCGAGACACTCGTGGCTGGCGATTCGCTGAAAGCAGAAATAGAGGAGTCGGCACTTCTCTATGAAGGTCTTCAAGATTTTCAGTATATGGGTGGTTGGGGAGGCGGTTTCCGGAGAGGCTTTGGCCGACGAAACCCTCAACACAAGACCGTCGTCGACGACGGAGACGAAGTCTGGCTTCAGCGAGTGCGAATCAACTCAAGGGCTGTCATGATGTATCTCGGACGCCAAAGTCCGGCAGGAAAGAAATGGAATGGGCGACCTCATGTCTTCCGTCGACCTTTCCGTTACCTGATACATTTTCATGATAAAATGAAAGAAGCGCTAGCTGAGCTAGAAGAATCGGCATCAAGTGCTGATTCGAAGTCTGCTGGCTCGCAGCAAGCCCAAGAATCAACTTCAGATAAGGGCAAAGAAAGATCAGACTCTGATTCTCTCGGAATAGAGTCCCTCTTCACCCATGCTGATACACTGGCTGAGATGAAACTCTACATAAAATTTATAGATGAACAGGTGATGCCAGAGTATCAGCGCTTTCAAGACCAAGACATAAACACTGCGCCTACAAAGATTAGATGGGACCTTCTATGGTATCTGTTTAAGCCTGGAGACCTAGTCTATGTACCTAATCTCAATAGCGGTGTTCGTGCTCGAATCCCCATGGGCTGGGACAGCGTGCTTCAGAGTCTCCAAGCTGGGTTTGGAGATGGTGGTGCAATGGTCTCAGGGTCGTCGTCCACCCACAACACCAGAGGATCTCATACTGACCAGATGATATGGAGGATATATCGAGCACCTTTCAAGCAAACGGTTATTGATGGCTGCAACTGTGAATCTTGCCTGAAAATGGACTCAACTTGGTCAATATCGTGCTACCACATAGACTACGACGGACAGAATTATTCAGCTGTTGGTAGGACTATCGAGATTCCCTCATTCGAAGGAGAGCGCGAAATCACACAGCTGCCCTGCTATCCTATGAGATACGTCAAACAGCGAGATGAGATAATGGAGAGAGGCCGACAATTCGGAAGCAAGTTCATCCAACACATTGACCCTGACAAGAGATACAGCTTCTACCGCGGCTGGACGCTCATTAAAACGCCTCTAGGCCAATCCATCGAGGACAAAAATGGAAGAGTCATGACAAGCCCTGAGCATATCGAAAGTGAGATTCTCGTCGACTTTGAGGAAGCCTATAATACAGATCCTTCATGGAAGCCCGACATTTTGGCAGTCGACCCGCTGACTTACAGAGTTGTCATATCAGTTGACAATGAGAGTCCGCTACAAGAGTGGCATGATGAAAAGCGCACCAACCTCAAGGATGCATGGGAAGACAAATTGATTACTGAGGACGGCGTTGATATACTCCAGATGAATGATTTTATCGAAACAGATTTGCTTctgaggaaaaagaaagacaacgAAAACGAGACTGAGATTGGAGAACTTGAAGGCGACAATCTGGCACTTTTACCTAGAAGACTCTTTGCATATGCCCTTTGGGAGCGCAAATTCGTCCAGGTTGACGTTCGAGACGTTTCGTTCCCCGAGCTCAAAGACAAGGACAGGGCCTTTGATAGTCTCCAGATTCCCGGCGAACACAAGACGCTTATTCAATCGCTAGTCTACTCTCATTTCAAAAAGAGGGCCAACGAAGGCACTGTTGAGATTGCAACCCAAGATCTCATTCGCGGGAAAGGCAAAGGGATAGTAATCTTGCTCTTTGGTGTGCCTGGCGTTGGTAAAACAGCCACTGCTGAGGCAGTTGCGCAGAAATTTGAGAAGCCTCTGTTCCCCATCACATGTGGAGACTTGGGCTTCACGCCTGAGAGCGTGGAAAGATCCTTGAGCGAGATATTTCGTCTGGCTCACCTGTGGGATtgcgttcttcttctggacgAAGCGGATGTCTTTATTACACAGAGAGATAGGAAAGATTTGGAAAGGAATGCTTTAGTCTCTG TGTTCCTGCGAATGCTCGAATATTACAACGGCATTCTGTTCCTAACCACGAACCGGCCTGGCGTTCTTGACGAAGCAGTTAAATCGCGTGTGCACTTGAACCTTCATTACAACTTCCTCACCGAGGAGCAGGTGGTTGCAATCTTCAAACTCAACATCCAGCGACTGAGAGAAATCGAAGACCAGGCCGCCAAGGCTCCCGGACATAACAAGCTTTTCATCGATGAGGCCGATATCACTAGTTTTGCCAGCGACCACTGGAGAAATCACACAGACGGTATTGGAAGATGGAACGGACGACAGATACGCAATGCTTTTTTGATCGCAAGCTCACTTGCGCATTACGAGGGAGACATGGGTGAAAGACCAGAGGGGCTACAGAAACAACTCACATCAAAGCACTTCAAGAAGGTAGAGGAAACTACTAGGAGGTATGATGAGTACCGCGTGGCATGCCTTGGTGATACAGATAGCTATCTCGCCCACGACCGGTATGAGAGAGACGATGACTGGAATCCTCACGCCAGAGGAGCGCCTAATGCCTATATGGCTGCTGTTCAGCCTCAAGGTCCTGGCTATTTGCCCAGAACGGGGAGTTACCCGTGGCAGCGGCCCGTACAAGCACCTGTAAGCATGAACCCGAACTCGGTGCAAAGACAAGGACCTGGAGGATGGTCGAGTAATGTAGAGCCACGCCCTCCTACCTCTGGATATCAACCGTCGATGCAGCCGCCTCATGGACACCCCCCGCAGCAACAATTCTCACAGCATTCAGGGCATATGCCGCTGAAAGGACCCGGTGGTTCAAACAGTCCCAACTACACTACTCAAGGGCCCTACCCTTCCCCTCCAGTAGGGCATAATGAGTCACAAGGTTATGATATGGGAGGCAATCCACAGATGAAACCTAGGGGAGAGCCAAAAATGAATGATGAATGGCATGGCGCtggtcagcagcagcaacagtggCAGCAGAATCAGAATGGGTTCAGTTCATACTAA
- a CDS encoding uncharacterized protein (EggNog:ENOG41~MEROPS:MER0000928~SECRETED:SignalP(1-24)): MQPTTSFGSFLVTFLSASLAAGSAIPYMAPQPGSFEIKRTANTGFTGKNGALALARAYAKYGVPVSDTLIEAIETIKSAQLIKRSSGNATATPDGDDLEYLVPVQIGTPPQTLNLDFDTGSSDLWVFSSETDSSSAQGHSIYSPGKSTSAQKLDGATWSITYGDQSSSSGDVYTDVVTVGSLTVKSQAVESAQKVSDQFAQGKNDGLVGLAFSSINTVKPTQQKTWFDNISGSLDAPVFVADLRHQTPGSYIFGTIPSDASNVLYAPVDNSQGFWQFSTSSDIGGSFNAIADTGTTLLLASDDLVSAYYKNVQGARQDQQQGGYVFDCSATPPDFTFTVGDGKITVPGSLINYAPASGSECFGGIQSSGGLPFAIFGDIALKAAYVVFDSGNTQVGWAQKQ; the protein is encoded by the coding sequence ATGCAGCCCACCACGTCCTTCGGCAGTTTCCTCGTCACCTTCCTGTCTGCCTCTTTGGCAGCAGGTAGTGCCATTCCTTACATGGCTCCCCAGCCTGGCTCTTTCGAGATTAAGAGAACCGCCAACACCGGCTTCACAGGAAAGAATGGTGCTCTCGCTCTAGCTCGTGCTTACGCCAAGTACGGCGTCCCAGTCTCCGACACTTTGATCGAGGCTATCGAGACTATCAAGTCTGCCCAACTCATCAAGCGTAGCAGCGGCAATGCCACCGCCACCCCGGATGGCGATGATCTTGAGTATCTCGTCCCTGTTCAGATTGGTACTCCTCCCCAGACTCTCAACCTGGACTTCGACACCGGCAGCTCCGACCTCTGGGTCTTCTCCAGCGAAACCGATTCTAGCTCTGCTCAGGGCCACAGCATCTACAGCCCGGGTAAGAGCACTTCTGCCCAGAAGCTGGATGGTGCTACCTGGTCCATTACCTATGGAGATCAGTCTTCCTCCTCCGGTGATGTCTACACCGATGTCGTCACTGTTGGCAGCCTGACCGTCAAGTCTCAGGCCGTTGAGTCGGCCCAGAAAGTCTCCGATCAGTTCGCTCAGGGCAAGAACGATGGCCTCGTCGGCCTTGCTTTCAGCTCCATCAACACTGTTAAGCCCACCCAGCAGAAGACCTGGTTCGACAACATCTCCGGAAGCCTCGATGCTCCTGTCTTCGTTGCCGATCTCCGCCACCAGACTCCCGGCAGCTACATCTTCGGAACCATCCCCTCCGACGCCAGCAACGTTCTCTACGCTCCCGTCGACAACAGTCAGGGCTTCTGGCAgttcagcaccagcagcgatATTGGTGGATCCTTCAACGCCATTGCCGATACCGGTACCACTCTTCTCCTCGCCAGCGACGACCTCGTCAGCGCTTACTACAAGAACGTTCAGGGTGCCCGCCAGGACCAGCAGCAGGGTGGATACGTTTTTGACTGCAGCGCCACTCCCCCAGACTTCACCTTCACTGTTGGAGACGGCAAGATCACCGTCCCCGGTAGCCTGATCAACTACGCCCCGGCCAGCGGCAGCGAGTGCTTCGGTGGTATCCAGTCCTCTGGTGGTCTTCCATTCGCCATTTTTGGTGATATTGCCCTCAAGGCTGCCTACGTCGTCTTTGACAGCGGCAACACCCAGGTCGGTTGGGCTCAGAAGCAGTAA
- a CDS encoding uncharacterized protein (EggNog:ENOG41): MQLVLATGIVAAALAVVYIFNQIREILYYRARARELGCDSPPWMSTFDPTGIADLVKGVKASRRKQFPTYVQSNFEREAIKHGRTVGTLRVRSPFFRETIVTMDPRNIQTILALKFKDFGLGVNRTENFEPLLGHGIFASNGKYWEHSRALLRPQFNRGQVSDLSLEEDHVRAFMTVLDRHVKPDGWTSLVDLQPLFFRLTLDSATEFLFGESVNSQLVDHQPNSDDDVNFAYAFDRAQYTLSIGARLGPNYKLAHTSEFTRMVKSVHDFVDYFVQKALAEGASEKKSADEGRYVFLKALAKDTQDPEELRSELLNILLAGRDTTASTLGFFFYTMADPRYSHIYRRLRTIILEEFGTYSNPKEITFEKMKSCQYLQWCLNECLRLYPAVPMNVRTAQVDTTLPVGGGKDGQSPIFVRKGQDIGYSVFLMHRRKDIWGPDAEIFKPERWETRRPGWDYLPFNGGPRICIGQQFALTETGYVVIRLMQRIDSIDGSQAGPVSHGLTLINSPGEGVNVKLHFAE, encoded by the exons AACCAAATCCGCGAGATTCTCTATTATAGAGCTCGGGCCAGGGAGCTCGGATGCGATTCGCCTCCATGGATGTCAACATTTGACCCAACTGGTATAGCCGATTTGGTAAAAGGTGTCAAGGCGAGCCGTAGAAAGCAGTTTCCCACTTATGTTCAGAGCAATTTCGAGCGGGAGGCAATCAAACATGGCCGCACGGTGGGCACATTACGCGTTAGATCGCCGTTCTTTCGGGAAACAATTGTGACGATGGATCCTCGGAATATCCAGACTATTCTAGCGCTCAAATTCAAGGATTTCGGCTTGGGTGTAAATCGGACAGAAAATTTCGAGCCTTTGCTTGGACACGGAATT TTCGCCTCAAATGGCAAATACTGGGAGCATTCTAGAGCATTACTGCGTCCACAATTCAATCGCGGCCAAGTGAGTGACCTCAGCCTAGAGGAAGATCATGTCAGAGCTTTTATGACAGTACTCGACCGCCATGTTAAACCGGATGGCTGGACAAGTCTGGTGGACCTTCAGCCTCTGTTTTTCAGACTCACGCTCGACTCTGCAACCGAATTCCTCTTCGGGGAGAGTGTGAACAGCCAACTCGTGGATCACCAACCCAattctgatgatgatgtcaaCTTCGCATATGCTTTTGATAGAGCACAGTATACTCTTTCCATTGGAGCGCGACTGGGCCCCAATTACAAGCTGGCGCATACTTCCGAGTTTACGCGGATGGTCAAGAGTGTGCACGATTTTGTCGACTACTTTGTCCAGAAAGCGCTTGCTGAAGGCGCCAGCGAGAAGAAGTCTGCGGATGAAGGAAGATATGTCTTCCTCAAAGCACTAGCCAAGGATACCCAAGACCCCGAGGAGCTGCGATCCGAACTTCTCAATATCTTGCTTGCCGGTCGAGATACTACTGCTTCGACTCTaggatttttcttttataccaTGGCCGACCCTCGGTACTCACACATCTACCGACGCCTGAGAACCATCATCCTGGAAGAGTTTGGAACATATTCCAACCCCAAGGAAATCACATtcgagaagatgaaaagctGCCAGTATCTCCAATGGTGTTTGAATGAGTGCCTACGCCTCTATCCTGCAGTCCCCATGAATGTTCGAACCGCCCAAGTAGATACAACGCTGCCTGTGGGGGGTGGCAAAGACGGACAGTCACCAATCTTTGTGAGAAAGGGTCAAGACATTGGCTATTCT GTTTTTCTGATGCACCGCCGCAAGGATATCTGGGGCCCCGACGCAGAGATCTTTAAGCCAGAGAGATGGGAAACGCGACGGCCAGGCTGGGACTATCTCCCATTCAACGGAGGACCAAGAATCTGCATTGGTCAGCAATTTGCACTTACAGAGACAGGCTATGTCGTGATCCGATTGATGCAGCGCATTGACAGCATCGATGGATCACAAGCTGGCCCGGTTTCTCACGGCTTAACTTTGATCAACTCTCCCGGTGAGGGTGTTAACGTCAAATTGCATTTTGCCGAGTAG